In the genome of Flavobacterium panacagri, one region contains:
- a CDS encoding glycoside hydrolase 5 family protein, translating to MKTRFLKTLSFSLIFAVIACQAQEKITVKGNQFYKGNKPYAYIGTNYWYGSMLASKKIGDRKRLIRELDLMKKNGIDNLRILVGADGGKYDFTVRPALQYEQGKYDEDLLDGLDFLLNEMQKRNMYAVLYLTNNWEWSGGMSQYLEWNGKGPVPVPAIPPNTWPQFMSYTEQFHSCEPCMEALNNHVKFIIGRTNAYSKKKYNEDNTIMSWQVGNEPRLFTVENEVKFTKWLNNIVDLIDSLDKNHLVSTGSEGKNSSNDSMEIFERTHQNPNIDYLTMHIWPKNWNWFKADNAEATMPKTIENAGKYIDDHIKVANNLKRPIIIEEFGLPKENENLKAGASSVYRDKFYSYIFGRVAESVKNGGPLQAANFWGYGGEGKAINETGKWNPGDPLTTDPPQEPQGLNSVFNGDKSTLEIVKKYNLELKKK from the coding sequence ATGAAAACTAGATTTTTAAAAACACTTTCTTTCTCACTGATTTTTGCTGTAATAGCTTGTCAGGCCCAGGAAAAAATTACCGTAAAAGGAAACCAGTTTTACAAAGGCAACAAACCTTATGCTTATATCGGAACCAATTATTGGTATGGAAGCATGCTGGCTTCAAAGAAAATTGGTGATCGAAAAAGACTGATTCGTGAACTGGATTTAATGAAGAAAAATGGAATTGATAATTTACGTATTCTTGTAGGTGCTGATGGCGGAAAATATGATTTTACAGTTCGTCCTGCCTTACAATATGAACAGGGAAAGTACGACGAAGATTTATTGGATGGATTGGATTTTCTTCTTAATGAAATGCAAAAACGAAATATGTATGCCGTTTTATACTTAACCAATAATTGGGAATGGTCTGGTGGGATGTCGCAATATTTAGAATGGAATGGAAAAGGCCCAGTTCCAGTTCCTGCTATTCCCCCAAATACTTGGCCTCAGTTTATGTCTTACACAGAACAATTTCACAGCTGTGAACCTTGTATGGAAGCTTTAAATAATCATGTGAAGTTTATTATTGGAAGAACAAATGCATACTCTAAAAAGAAATACAACGAAGACAACACAATTATGTCGTGGCAGGTTGGAAATGAACCTAGACTTTTTACGGTTGAAAACGAAGTGAAATTTACCAAATGGCTCAATAACATTGTAGATTTAATTGACAGTTTAGACAAAAATCATTTGGTTTCAACAGGTTCTGAAGGAAAAAACAGCTCCAACGACAGCATGGAAATCTTCGAAAGAACGCATCAAAACCCTAATATCGATTATTTAACGATGCACATCTGGCCTAAAAACTGGAATTGGTTTAAAGCAGACAATGCTGAAGCTACAATGCCAAAAACAATTGAAAATGCTGGTAAATATATTGATGATCACATCAAAGTGGCTAACAATCTAAAAAGACCCATTATCATCGAAGAATTTGGTCTTCCGAAAGAAAATGAAAATCTGAAGGCGGGAGCTTCTTCTGTTTACCGAGATAAATTTTACAGCTATATTTTTGGAAGAGTTGCAGAAAGTGTTAAAAATGGCGGGCCGTTGCAAGCAGCAAATTTTTGGGGTTACGGCGGTGAAGGAAAAGCCATTAACGAAACAGGAAAATGGAATCCAGGTGATCCTTTAACAACAGATCCTCCGCAAGAACCTCAAGGATTAAATTCTGTTTTCAACGGAGATAAATCAACTCTCGAAATTGTAAAAAAATACAATTTAGAATTAAAGAAAAAGTAA
- a CDS encoding carbohydrate binding domain-containing protein produces MKHFFLFSLLLVSLLIDAQTNLLKNGGFEYDLTNWNGQENGALSPYDKKSGKNSALINQYTGAEWRAFDQTVSLARNTYAVECSAWMKAEGIENQKEDYKAAAVIIEFTNSADKSVGSETIARAKGTTDWVNYKKAIKVPSDAKKIRVMLALAQTNGTVFFDDIKVTTLSEEEFSKLNSETK; encoded by the coding sequence ATGAAACATTTTTTTCTTTTTAGTTTATTGCTAGTCTCTTTACTAATTGATGCACAAACCAATCTCCTAAAAAATGGAGGTTTTGAATATGACTTAACCAATTGGAACGGACAAGAAAATGGTGCGCTTTCTCCTTATGATAAAAAATCAGGAAAAAACAGCGCTTTAATTAATCAGTATACTGGCGCAGAATGGAGAGCATTTGATCAAACTGTTTCGTTAGCAAGAAATACCTATGCAGTAGAATGCAGTGCCTGGATGAAAGCAGAAGGCATCGAAAATCAAAAAGAAGATTATAAAGCAGCCGCAGTAATTATAGAATTTACAAATAGTGCAGACAAATCAGTCGGTAGTGAAACAATCGCTCGAGCAAAAGGAACAACTGATTGGGTCAATTACAAAAAAGCTATTAAAGTGCCCTCAGACGCAAAAAAAATCAGAGTAATGCTGGCTTTGGCACAAACAAACGGAACCGTATTTTTTGACGATATAAAAGTAACCACACTTTCTGAAGAAGAATTTTCAAAATTGAATTCAGAAACAAAATAA
- a CDS encoding glycoside hydrolase family 26 protein, producing the protein MKKSVLKTLLLSFSILVLAGCSSDNDSNNEVIVDPPTQYDPLTTSNVTTYMVDPSATAETKALFYNLKKLAQTKTAIGQQDAFNSFYQDAGGDSDIKKNTGFDPAVLGSDFMFITDKNNNEQANNWFYQQEQKITADVKAAYAKGIINTFSWHLREPNKEESFYAADMTPEQKSTAFRSILPGGVNNEWYKKKLDKVAKVILNLKGSNGELIPVIFRPFHEFDGSWFWWGADFCTADEYKKAYQFTVDYLKNTKGVHNILYAFSPDNSYTTSEGYLSRYPGDKYVDILGMDNYGDFNNQGNEGVRKANAKLKMISNMALDKVKIAALTETGYQITATTSPVPNWFSSNLYNALHDNPTFDLQIISISYVMFWNNTKDGYYVPNGTVSNAGDFKTFSLKTKSALLNSLPKMYEMPK; encoded by the coding sequence ATGAAAAAATCAGTTTTAAAAACCCTATTGTTGAGCTTCTCCATTTTGGTTTTAGCAGGATGTTCTTCAGATAATGATTCGAATAACGAAGTCATAGTCGATCCGCCGACACAATATGATCCTTTGACAACATCAAATGTAACGACTTATATGGTTGATCCAAGTGCAACAGCAGAAACCAAAGCTTTATTTTACAATTTAAAAAAACTAGCACAGACCAAAACCGCCATTGGTCAGCAAGATGCTTTCAATAGTTTTTACCAAGATGCCGGAGGAGATTCAGATATCAAAAAAAATACAGGTTTTGATCCTGCTGTTTTAGGTTCTGATTTTATGTTTATAACAGACAAAAACAATAACGAACAAGCTAACAACTGGTTCTACCAGCAGGAACAAAAAATTACCGCCGATGTTAAAGCCGCTTACGCGAAAGGAATAATCAACACCTTCAGCTGGCATTTGAGAGAACCTAATAAAGAAGAATCTTTTTATGCAGCTGATATGACTCCTGAACAAAAATCGACTGCTTTTAGAAGTATTCTTCCAGGCGGAGTTAATAACGAATGGTACAAAAAGAAATTAGATAAAGTAGCCAAAGTTATTCTAAATCTAAAAGGTTCAAATGGCGAATTGATTCCTGTAATTTTCAGGCCTTTTCATGAATTTGATGGAAGCTGGTTTTGGTGGGGAGCCGATTTCTGCACCGCTGATGAATATAAAAAGGCCTATCAATTTACCGTTGATTACTTAAAAAACACAAAAGGAGTTCATAATATTCTCTATGCATTTTCTCCCGATAATTCGTATACAACATCCGAAGGATATTTAAGTCGTTATCCTGGAGACAAATACGTTGACATATTGGGAATGGATAATTATGGCGACTTTAACAATCAAGGAAATGAAGGTGTTAGAAAAGCTAATGCTAAACTAAAAATGATATCGAATATGGCTCTTGATAAAGTAAAAATTGCTGCTTTAACTGAAACAGGCTATCAAATCACTGCAACTACTTCACCTGTTCCCAATTGGTTTTCTAGCAATTTGTACAATGCGCTGCATGATAATCCCACATTTGATCTTCAGATTATATCAATCAGCTATGTGATGTTTTGGAATAATACTAAAGATGGCTATTATGTTCCGAATGGAACTGTTTCTAATGCAGGTGATTTTAAAACATTTAGTTTAAAAACTAAATCTGCGCTGTTAAATTCCCTGCCGAAAATGTATGAAATGCCGAAATAG
- a CDS encoding glycoside hydrolase family 97 protein, whose translation MKNIFILFCFILINFSFAQKKQDFNVVSPNGKIEVKIVANDKIFWSISHEKDLILAPSEMSLTLDGSIVLGKNPVVLNSKKESVNTFFETPLYKKKTVKDQYSKLTINFKNDFEVEFRVFNDGAAYRFITKKEKEITVKSEEVVLNFNQDYNTLMPYVRDLRNPKDQFISSFESHYENKKVSEFAKDTLAFLPFLIDYKNHKKAVFLEADLEDYPGLFVTNNKNKTGFESRFSKYPTQETNGGFNYLNKLITERADYLVKTKGTRTFPWRAIVISENDAALANNDMVQKLAEPSRIKDISWIKPGKVAWDWWNDWNIYNVDFKAGINTQTYKYYIDFASKNKVEYVVLDEGWSVETDIMKHNPNVDLEALIAYAKERNVGIILWASWMAINNKTEAVFDNYAKLGVKGFKVDFIDRDDAKMVNSVYDIAQKAANHKLIIDFHGMYKPTGIQRTFPNILNFEGVKGLENNKWTPNDDVPLYDCTIPFIRMMAGPMDYTPGAMRNATKSEFKPSHSTPMSQGTRCHQLALYTIFEAPLQMMADSPTAFMKEQESTDFIAKIPTTFDETVALDGEVGKYVSIARKKENTWYLGVITNWDSRDITIDFSFLEKGKKFQAEIFSDGINAEKAATDYKKEIVTVDSTTKLKYHLASGGGLAMIIK comes from the coding sequence ATGAAAAATATATTTATTCTTTTTTGTTTCATACTCATCAATTTTTCTTTCGCACAGAAGAAACAGGATTTTAACGTAGTTTCTCCTAATGGAAAAATCGAAGTTAAAATTGTTGCAAATGATAAAATATTCTGGTCAATTTCGCACGAAAAAGATTTGATTTTAGCACCGTCTGAAATGTCTTTAACTTTGGATGGAAGTATTGTTTTAGGAAAAAATCCAGTTGTTTTAAATTCGAAAAAAGAAAGTGTTAATACTTTTTTTGAAACGCCTTTGTATAAAAAGAAAACCGTAAAAGATCAATACAGTAAACTGACTATCAACTTTAAAAATGATTTCGAAGTTGAATTTCGTGTTTTTAATGATGGTGCAGCATATCGTTTTATCACAAAAAAGGAAAAAGAGATCACAGTAAAATCAGAAGAAGTAGTTTTAAATTTTAATCAGGATTACAATACTTTAATGCCATATGTTCGTGATTTGAGAAACCCGAAAGATCAATTTATTTCTTCGTTTGAATCACATTATGAAAACAAAAAAGTAAGCGAATTCGCAAAAGATACTTTAGCTTTTTTACCTTTTTTAATTGATTATAAAAACCATAAAAAAGCAGTTTTCCTAGAAGCAGATTTAGAAGATTATCCAGGATTATTTGTCACCAACAATAAAAACAAAACAGGTTTTGAGTCTCGTTTTTCTAAATACCCAACTCAAGAAACCAACGGCGGATTTAATTACCTCAACAAACTTATTACCGAAAGAGCCGATTATTTGGTAAAAACCAAAGGAACAAGAACTTTTCCATGGAGAGCGATTGTTATTTCTGAAAATGATGCGGCTTTAGCCAATAACGATATGGTTCAGAAATTAGCAGAACCATCCAGAATAAAAGACATTTCGTGGATAAAACCCGGAAAAGTGGCTTGGGATTGGTGGAATGACTGGAATATTTACAATGTCGATTTTAAAGCAGGAATCAATACGCAGACTTATAAATACTATATTGATTTTGCTTCTAAAAACAAGGTTGAATATGTAGTTTTAGATGAAGGCTGGAGCGTTGAAACCGATATTATGAAACACAATCCAAATGTAGATTTGGAAGCTTTAATTGCTTACGCGAAAGAAAGAAATGTTGGTATTATTTTGTGGGCTTCGTGGATGGCAATCAATAATAAAACAGAAGCCGTTTTTGACAATTATGCAAAACTAGGCGTAAAAGGTTTTAAAGTTGATTTTATAGATCGTGACGATGCAAAAATGGTTAATTCCGTTTATGATATTGCGCAGAAAGCAGCCAATCATAAACTAATTATTGATTTCCACGGCATGTACAAACCAACTGGAATTCAGAGAACATTTCCAAATATTTTAAATTTTGAAGGTGTAAAAGGTCTTGAAAATAATAAATGGACGCCAAATGATGATGTTCCGCTTTATGATTGTACCATTCCGTTTATAAGAATGATGGCCGGCCCAATGGATTACACTCCCGGTGCAATGCGAAACGCCACAAAAAGCGAATTCAAACCTAGTCATTCGACTCCTATGAGTCAGGGAACCAGATGTCACCAATTGGCACTTTACACTATTTTTGAAGCGCCTTTGCAAATGATGGCCGACAGCCCAACGGCTTTTATGAAAGAGCAGGAAAGCACCGATTTTATTGCTAAAATCCCAACCACTTTTGATGAAACCGTCGCTCTTGATGGAGAAGTTGGAAAATATGTTTCAATTGCCAGAAAAAAAGAAAATACTTGGTATTTAGGTGTAATTACAAATTGGGATTCCAGAGATATTACAATTGACTTTTCTTTCCTTGAAAAAGGTAAAAAATTCCAAGCCGAAATCTTCTCAGATGGAATAAACGCAGAAAAAGCGGCAACTGATTATAAAAAAGAAATAGTTACAGTTGATTCCACAACGAAATTAAAATATCATTTGGCTAGCGGTGGCGGATTAGCGATGATTATTAAATAA
- a CDS encoding AGE family epimerase/isomerase → MSLQSKLLKSELTAELDSILNYWSERTIDDQNGGFVGQIDFNDHIIVNAEKGSVLNARILWTFSASYQITKNENHKKLAARAFEFLSAYFYDTQFGGLFWSINEDKTPKDTKNQIYALAFAMYGLSEYYVISKEEKALEIAKNLYQKIQEHSYDPTNKGYFEAFTRDWQPIDDLRLSAKDANEKKTMNTHLHIIEGYVNLYKVWKDEKLLEVIIELLETIEKYFINTETGHLRLFFDENWKEKPDVISYGHDIEAAWLLQQCAEISGNETLIANYKKHAVQIAEATKEGLDTDGGLWYEYNPEKEELIAEKHWWPQAEALIGFYNAYQLTGKEEYLDIVYKNWKFIKKHIIDQQNGEWVWGVYPDYTAMKKDKAGFWKCPYHNGRACIELMQRIQD, encoded by the coding sequence GTGTCATTACAATCAAAGCTTTTAAAATCAGAACTAACCGCGGAACTAGATTCCATATTAAATTATTGGTCAGAACGTACTATTGATGATCAAAATGGCGGTTTTGTTGGACAAATCGATTTTAACGATCATATCATTGTAAATGCAGAAAAAGGTTCGGTTTTAAATGCCCGAATTCTTTGGACTTTTTCTGCCAGTTATCAAATCACAAAAAACGAAAACCACAAAAAACTGGCAGCGAGAGCATTTGAATTTCTTTCGGCTTATTTTTATGACACACAATTTGGAGGTCTTTTTTGGAGTATTAACGAGGATAAAACTCCAAAAGACACCAAAAACCAGATTTATGCTCTAGCCTTTGCGATGTATGGATTATCTGAATATTATGTGATTTCGAAAGAAGAAAAAGCACTGGAAATAGCTAAAAATCTATATCAAAAAATTCAGGAACACAGTTATGATCCTACCAACAAAGGTTATTTTGAAGCTTTTACCAGAGATTGGCAGCCGATAGATGATTTACGCCTAAGCGCCAAAGATGCCAACGAGAAAAAAACCATGAATACACATCTTCATATTATTGAAGGTTATGTGAATTTATATAAAGTCTGGAAAGACGAAAAACTGCTTGAAGTTATTATTGAACTTCTGGAAACCATTGAAAAATATTTCATCAATACCGAAACAGGACATTTACGCTTGTTTTTTGATGAAAACTGGAAAGAAAAACCAGATGTTATCTCATACGGGCATGATATCGAAGCGGCTTGGCTTTTACAGCAATGCGCCGAAATTTCAGGCAATGAAACTTTGATTGCAAATTACAAAAAACATGCTGTTCAAATTGCCGAAGCAACCAAAGAAGGTTTAGACACTGATGGAGGTTTGTGGTACGAGTACAATCCTGAAAAAGAGGAATTGATAGCAGAAAAACATTGGTGGCCTCAAGCCGAAGCTTTAATTGGTTTTTACAACGCTTATCAATTAACAGGAAAAGAAGAATATCTGGATATTGTTTACAAGAACTGGAAATTCATAAAAAAACATATAATCGACCAGCAAAACGGAGAATGGGTTTGGGGAGTTTACCCTGACTATACTGCAATGAAAAAAGACAAAGCCGGATTCTGGAAATGTCCCTATCACAACGGACGAGCTTGTATAGAACTTATGCAGCGAATTCAAGATTAA